ACCCACCATTGATCCCAGTGCTTTCCACTGCACGGTAATGTCACGCACTTCGTTGGTGCGGAAGTAATCAAATACCCACAGATAACTTTCGGAGAGGGTTATATAAAAGAAACAGATACCGAGCGTCCAGCTAAAAAAATAAACCGGTGCCTCTTTTAACTGCGGCCTTAGCGTTAGAAAAAAGTTGACAGCAAAGGGCAGCCAGGTAAACGCAATAGCTAAACCTAAAAGCGGTGGAAACTCTAAATATTCCCTTCCGCCAAAAGAACCGTTAAAGAAGGCCACCACAATTGAAAAAGAGGTAAGGGCCTGCAGCAGCCAATGAAGCTTTACGCCACCTTGCCAATACATGTTGCGGTGTACAATTCGAGGTACATAATAATACAACCCACCCTGTGCTGCGGTAAAGATCCAGGAGATAACCAGGTATACGTGTAAAGGACGTGTTTTCTGAAATCCAAATTGGTCTTTTAGAAAAGGTGGTAAAATATATTGCAGGCTGCCGAGCACACCAAATAACAGGCCCATAGCCAGGTAGGAAAGCGCCAACGCCAGAAAGGCCAACGCCATTTTATCCGATGCATAGCCTTGCTGCTTGAGGCTATTAGAAGTTTTAGTCTTTGATAGGGGTAGCGGTTGTGTCAACATACTTCAAGTAAGCAATAAGTGCATCAATCTGTTGGGAGGTAAAATGAAAATTGGGCATTCGGCTGCCACCAGCTTGTAGCATAGCGCGCATATACGCTTCGCCCCTGTTCTTGTCGGAATAAGCAGTGGTGAGCTCTGGGCCCAGGTAGCCGCCAAGCCCGTATATCTGGTGGCAGGCGGTACAGTTGTATTGCTGGTACAGCTGCTTGCCCTCACTAACAACCTGTTGCGTTTCGGCGGCAGGCGTTATAGTGCCTGCCGTTCCTTTTGTATATACTACAAACGAATAGCAGGCATAACTAACAACCAATATAAACAGTAATCGAACGTAAAACATGTAAAAGACTATTTTCAATAACAGAGGGCGTATTTAGTTGGCAGAGGACAGTTGACAGTTGGCAGAGGGTATCCGCTTATTGGCGACTGTCAACTGCCCACTACCAACTGTCCTCTGGTATACATACTGCCTGACAGAAGGTATGCCACGGTTTCACAGTACGTTTACCAATATTAAAGATTCCTAAAACCGTGGCATACCTCTTTATAATTAAAGGTCTTTTTTATTGAATGACCTAGCTGCTATCATTATAGGCACTACAATCCAAATCAGCATAATACCTATTGTATACAATACACCCAAATTACTTCCAAAGAATTCCTTGTAGGTAGCACCAGTATATCCCATCAAAGCGCTCACATCCATTTGCAGCATCAAAAAGATGCGGCCCAAATCAATAGGATTCAAAGAAGACAAGAACAACGTAATCTTTTCCAATGGGTAATCGCTAAAACTGAAAAGCACTAACAATACCAACCCATCATAGATCAAGGCAAAATAGAACCACAACATCAGTGCAAAGCCAATACCCCGGGCTTTGTCTTTCGCTTTCACAGAGGTTAAAAAAGCAATAGAGGTAAAGACCAATGTCAGCAGGCAGCCAATCAGCAATAACGCCAATCCGGTACTATTAAAAGAATACAGCAACACCGGCACGCCCACACCAATGAAGAAAGCGGTTAGTAATGAGGTACTCACGCCAGCAAACTCACTAAACAATACTTTCTTCCGGCTAATAGGCTGCGTCAGCATCAGCTCAATAAACTCGTACGAGTTGTACCAATGTATAGTTGAAAAAACCATGCTGATCAAAGGCACCACAATCAGCACAATATTCAGCAGGCTTAACATAGCCTTACTGGAATTCTCTTCCATTTGGAACAGGCTAAATGATACTGCCAACAAAAAGATGGTGTACGCCACAGTAACCTTGTTTCGAAGTATGTCGTATAGAACGTATTTGGATATTTTGATCATAGTGGTGAGTTGTGAGTGGTGAATGGTGAGTAGAGAAGCTGTAAACTTTGAGCTACGAGCTGCAAGGAGAGAAAGGGCTTATAGAATTTGGGATTTGGAATTTCATTTCGCCTTTCGAATTTCACAATTCGCATTTCCTATTAGTTTGCTATTTTCAAATAAACCGCTTCTCGCTTCTGCATACCTTCTTTCATTACATAAGCTATAGCCTTTCCTAATTTTTCTTCTCCCGTATCCTCCTGTAGTTCCTGCAAGGATTTAAAGAAAACTACCCTGCCATCTTGCAGATACATAATGTCGGTAGTGAGTTCCTCCAGGTCGCTTAGAATGTGAGAAGTAATCAGTATCAGCTTTCCTTTCTTCTTTTCAGCAATTACTTTTTCTTTCAGGATCTCTGAAGCCAGTGGATCCAGGCCTGCTGTTGGCTCGTCCAGGATCAGCACATCAGGATTGAACAGAAAGGCCAATGCGGCACTTACTTTTTGGCGCGTACCTCCAGATAAAGAGCGCATGCTTTTATCCAGCAGTGTATCTAACTTAAACTTGTAATACAGCTCTTCATCCAGCTTGGTGGCATTACCCCGAATATTCTTGATCATTTCAAACACCTGCCCAATCTTCATATTGTCGGGATAGCGACCTATCTGAGGCATATAACCAATCTGCTCACGGTACTTCACATCTGCTGTAACCGGTGTATTGTTAAACAGAATGCTACCGTTATCAGGTTTCACTAGTCCTAATATGGATTTTATCAAGGTGGTCTTGCCAGAGCCATTAGGGCCAATTAGGGAGATCACTTGTCCTTTGTTAAAATCGGCATTTATGTTATTCAGCGCCTGTAGTTTTTTGAAACGCTTTTGGAGGTTTGTAATCTGTATCATAATTGAAAGGGTTTCATGTACGGTTTTTCATCAACAAGGTTTTCTGGGGTCAGACTAGGAATTGCCTTCTCCGCTTTATCGAGCAGTGATACCATAAAACTGCGTAGTAATACCAACGAGTTGGGGTTTTGTTCAATCACCATTGCATACATGCTCACCGGGTGATAAGACACATCTCCCACCCCATCTTTATTCAAATCATAACCTTCATATTTATCCCAGTAATTACTGTAAAAATGGTTCAGCATCATCGTTCCATTGGTGGCTACATCAAATGTGTTGCCCTGGAAGTTGTTGTGATGAAAACTGTTGTCGTCACAACTAGCTTGTACTTTCATAGACCATCCATTAGCAGTAAAGGAGTTCATCTGCACATCTATCCGGCTCGTTCCTTCCATCATAATTCCCACTGTATTTTGATGGAACGTATTCTGAACAATGCGGCTATTTGAAATTTCTTTTAACAGAATACCATAGGCACTCGGTCCCCAGTTCTTGTCAAAGCTATTCTGCAGCATCAGTACATCGTGTGAGTACATAACAGCTACACCGGCACCGTTATCTAAAAAGGTATTACCCACATAGGTATCGTTGTGAGAGAACATGAAGTGCAAACCGTAACGAATGTTCTTAGTACTAAGATTGCTTTTAATAATGGAGTGCGTAACAAACTCAAAATAGATGCCGTCGCGATGACCTTCTATATGGTTGTCGCGGATAAGCATGTTGTTGCACTTCCACAAGTGAATTCCATTGCCGGTTGTTTGTTCTGTTTTGGGCGTCCCCTTGATGGTATTATTGCGAATAATGGAGTAAGAAGTGTTCGCTACGTGAATGGCAAAGTAAGCGTTAGTAATAGTGTTGTTCTCTACAATCACATGGCTGGCATCAATGATTTTAATAGCGGCGTAATCGTTCATGGCTGAATAGCCGGCATTGGCAAACTGGATGCCTTTTACCAATATTGAACTTCCTGCAAGAGTAAGTATCTCATTCTTGTTTTCCCCATCCAACACAGGTTGTCCCACACCAATAAGGCGTATTGATTTTGTGATAACGATGTTACCTTCTTTATACACACCTTTCTGCAACAGTATGGTATCACCATCGTTAGCCTTGTCAATAGCTTTGCGTAAGGAACTGATCACTTCAGATGGCCCTACCACAATGGTACCTGCAAAACTTACTTGCAGCACCAGCAAACAAATTATGGTAATGATACTTTTCACTTTAGAATATTATAAAGGGTGGCCCATTCTGTCACTTTTCCATTAATTTCTGCAGCTTTCTTTTCGGCAGCAGCTTTGTTGTCAAATGCAGCGGCATTACCGCCCATAGGACTTTTCAATTCACTACCCACAACAAACACGGCTGTTTTTGTATCTAAGAAACCTTCATGATTGTTGTAATTAGTAAAAAGTATGCTGCTGACATTACTCATTTCCACCTTACTATCTCTCAGAAAATTGGCCAGGCAATGCACATCGTCAAACTTATACACGCGCCCCTTTTTAGTAACGATCTCACCACCAAACTTTGGATCCATTATCGTCATACGGCAATCATCGCAATTGTCTTTGCCATAGGCAATGGGCTCGGCTTTTGCAGAACAACTAACCAACAAGATGCATAAAGCAGCTGAAGACAAAATGGTAGCATAAGGCTGCGTAGCGGACAGCTTATATTTTCTTGTTTTGCGCCACTCCAGGAACCAAACAATAAACAATACGACACCAACACCAATCACTATCCAACCACCAATATCGGGATAGGAGT
This genomic interval from Flavisolibacter tropicus contains the following:
- a CDS encoding nitrous oxide reductase family maturation protein NosD, giving the protein MKSIITIICLLVLQVSFAGTIVVGPSEVISSLRKAIDKANDGDTILLQKGVYKEGNIVITKSIRLIGVGQPVLDGENKNEILTLAGSSILVKGIQFANAGYSAMNDYAAIKIIDASHVIVENNTITNAYFAIHVANTSYSIIRNNTIKGTPKTEQTTGNGIHLWKCNNMLIRDNHIEGHRDGIYFEFVTHSIIKSNLSTKNIRYGLHFMFSHNDTYVGNTFLDNGAGVAVMYSHDVLMLQNSFDKNWGPSAYGILLKEISNSRIVQNTFHQNTVGIMMEGTSRIDVQMNSFTANGWSMKVQASCDDNSFHHNNFQGNTFDVATNGTMMLNHFYSNYWDKYEGYDLNKDGVGDVSYHPVSMYAMVIEQNPNSLVLLRSFMVSLLDKAEKAIPSLTPENLVDEKPYMKPFQL
- a CDS encoding ABC transporter permease subunit, whose amino-acid sequence is MIKISKYVLYDILRNKVTVAYTIFLLAVSFSLFQMEENSSKAMLSLLNIVLIVVPLISMVFSTIHWYNSYEFIELMLTQPISRKKVLFSEFAGVSTSLLTAFFIGVGVPVLLYSFNSTGLALLLIGCLLTLVFTSIAFLTSVKAKDKARGIGFALMLWFYFALIYDGLVLLVLFSFSDYPLEKITLFLSSLNPIDLGRIFLMLQMDVSALMGYTGATYKEFFGSNLGVLYTIGIMLIWIVVPIMIAARSFNKKDL
- a CDS encoding ABC transporter ATP-binding protein; translated protein: MIQITNLQKRFKKLQALNNINADFNKGQVISLIGPNGSGKTTLIKSILGLVKPDNGSILFNNTPVTADVKYREQIGYMPQIGRYPDNMKIGQVFEMIKNIRGNATKLDEELYYKFKLDTLLDKSMRSLSGGTRQKVSAALAFLFNPDVLILDEPTAGLDPLASEILKEKVIAEKKKGKLILITSHILSDLEELTTDIMYLQDGRVVFFKSLQELQEDTGEEKLGKAIAYVMKEGMQKREAVYLKIAN
- a CDS encoding nitrous oxide reductase accessory protein NosL, translated to MKRMSLTSRIIIALASLSLAATYFIPVWFIFLQAPQYPEGLTMQIWLDKITGEVDIINGLNHYIGMKHINASMFPEFSYLGYIVAGFIVFGLIVAASGKRKLLFSFLMITVLAAIAALADFYIWGYDYGHNLDPKAAIQVPGLSYQPPVVGHKKLLNFDAYSYPDIGGWIVIGVGVVLFIVWFLEWRKTRKYKLSATQPYATILSSAALCILLVSCSAKAEPIAYGKDNCDDCRMTIMDPKFGGEIVTKKGRVYKFDDVHCLANFLRDSKVEMSNVSSILFTNYNNHEGFLDTKTAVFVVGSELKSPMGGNAAAFDNKAAAEKKAAEINGKVTEWATLYNILK
- a CDS encoding c-type cytochrome gives rise to the protein MFYVRLLFILVVSYACYSFVVYTKGTAGTITPAAETQQVVSEGKQLYQQYNCTACHQIYGLGGYLGPELTTAYSDKNRGEAYMRAMLQAGGSRMPNFHFTSQQIDALIAYLKYVDTTATPIKD